One genomic region from Sphingobacterium sp. UGAL515B_05 encodes:
- the bioB gene encoding biotin synthase BioB, with amino-acid sequence METKPKWTQEEVVALYNKPIMDLLYEAASIHRKYHDPNKVQVSTLISIKTGGCPEDCAYCPQAARYHTHVKSEGLMSVEQVKEQALAAKAGGSSRICMGAAWRNVKDGPEFDHVLDMVRTLNRLDMEVCCTLGMLTENQAQRLSEAGLYAYNHNLDSSADYYKEIISTRSYDDRLQTIENVRKTNITVCSGGIIGMGESIDDRAAMLITLASLIPQPESVPINALVPVSGTPMEVMETVSIWEMVRMVATARILLPTTQVRLSAGRTNMSTEGQALCFFAGANSIFSGDKLLTTPNPDVNQDMDMFKTLGLVAQQPFEKRNQPETIATEMAHYHDLGERPKWSRPEHKIQRNIAKQQDK; translated from the coding sequence ATGGAAACAAAACCAAAATGGACGCAGGAAGAAGTTGTTGCTTTATACAACAAACCAATAATGGATCTGCTTTATGAAGCGGCATCGATACATCGGAAATATCACGACCCCAACAAAGTACAAGTATCCACATTGATATCCATAAAAACAGGTGGGTGCCCCGAAGACTGCGCCTATTGTCCCCAGGCCGCACGTTACCATACGCATGTAAAATCGGAAGGCTTAATGAGTGTAGAGCAGGTAAAAGAGCAGGCACTGGCAGCCAAAGCTGGAGGTAGCTCAAGGATCTGTATGGGGGCCGCCTGGCGCAATGTTAAAGATGGCCCTGAGTTTGACCATGTACTTGATATGGTCCGAACACTGAATAGACTTGACATGGAAGTCTGCTGCACGCTAGGAATGCTGACCGAAAACCAAGCACAACGCCTTTCAGAAGCTGGACTATACGCCTACAACCACAACCTCGATTCCTCTGCCGATTACTATAAGGAAATTATCTCGACCAGAAGCTATGACGATCGCCTTCAAACGATCGAAAATGTCCGTAAAACAAACATAACGGTATGTAGTGGTGGTATTATTGGGATGGGAGAAAGTATAGACGACCGTGCCGCGATGTTGATCACACTTGCTTCACTCATTCCACAACCCGAATCGGTACCGATCAATGCGCTCGTTCCTGTAAGCGGTACTCCAATGGAAGTCATGGAAACAGTTTCGATATGGGAAATGGTACGCATGGTGGCTACAGCCCGAATTTTATTGCCCACCACACAAGTTCGCCTTTCTGCAGGACGTACCAACATGAGTACAGAGGGGCAAGCGTTATGTTTTTTCGCGGGAGCCAATTCGATTTTCTCAGGCGACAAACTCCTCACCACGCCCAATCCCGACGTCAACCAAGATATGGACATGTTTAAAACATTAGGTTTGGTAGCACAACAGCCTTTCGAGAAAAGAAATCAACCCGAAACCATCGCAACTGAGATGGCACATTACCATGATCTTGGTGAAAGACCAAAATGGTCAAGACCCGAACATAAAATCCAGCGCAACATCGCCAAGCAGCAAGACAAATAA
- a CDS encoding PLP-dependent aminotransferase family protein has protein sequence MSSPVSIGFHSIIKIDRRKEDAIYLQIVYQFIHAVKRNLLEEGDLLPGSRKIAEELSVHRKTIVAALAELQEQGWVKILPNRGTFVKNPELIGTSGSAIEAFRQPPDFAPYFFRKELILDMPISEVPERYYFTDGTPDYNVIGAEELVRFYSSMVKRKKKSDDFPTTTEGNLFFRDQLSYYLNLTRGFHLSRNFLLPIASREQIFSILSRLLIRPDDIVLVENLSYFLPNMIFSQAGAKLKTIPVDAEGMIVDKIGDQFKPGEIRCVYLNTRCQYPTTVNLSERRKIQLLQLAEQYNFIIIEDDVDFESSFFKEKGESLFRKNGGNRVIYTGAFGSFFDPGFQMNFLIAPQDLLEEGKKYLNIFGKPNFMIEKTLGEIIHQGDIFRYQRKFQKTIAERKELFAQLLLRHFEDKIRFEVPASGLAFWIQFNTVVSLTALQEKVRSQGLLLPSNCLYQNKTVTALRLGFAHLDEQSMVATISLLNVAYNELVQTSTS, from the coding sequence ATGAGTAGTCCGGTTAGTATAGGTTTTCATTCCATTATTAAGATAGATCGCCGTAAGGAAGATGCCATCTATCTACAGATTGTATATCAATTTATCCATGCCGTCAAGCGAAATCTATTGGAAGAAGGGGATCTGTTGCCCGGAAGCCGGAAGATTGCTGAAGAGCTGAGCGTGCACCGAAAAACTATTGTAGCCGCTTTAGCGGAATTGCAGGAACAGGGCTGGGTAAAAATTTTGCCTAATCGCGGGACTTTTGTGAAAAATCCCGAGCTTATCGGTACTTCCGGGTCGGCGATTGAAGCCTTTAGACAGCCCCCTGATTTTGCGCCTTATTTTTTTAGAAAGGAACTCATATTGGATATGCCTATTTCAGAGGTTCCCGAAAGGTACTATTTTACGGACGGAACACCTGATTATAATGTCATTGGAGCGGAGGAACTGGTGCGTTTTTATTCATCCATGGTGAAACGGAAAAAGAAAAGTGATGATTTTCCGACGACGACAGAAGGGAATTTGTTTTTTAGGGATCAGTTAAGCTATTATCTGAATTTAACAAGAGGATTTCATCTTTCCCGGAATTTCTTGTTGCCGATTGCCAGCCGGGAACAGATTTTTTCAATTTTATCCCGATTATTGATCCGGCCAGACGATATTGTGCTGGTGGAAAATTTAAGTTATTTTTTACCTAACATGATCTTTAGTCAAGCTGGGGCCAAGCTAAAAACCATTCCGGTAGATGCGGAGGGGATGATTGTAGATAAGATCGGAGATCAATTTAAACCTGGGGAAATCAGGTGTGTTTACCTCAATACCAGGTGTCAGTATCCGACGACGGTTAACCTTTCCGAGCGAAGGAAAATTCAACTGTTACAGTTGGCCGAGCAGTATAACTTTATTATTATTGAGGATGATGTAGATTTTGAGTCTTCCTTTTTTAAGGAGAAAGGTGAATCACTTTTCCGGAAAAATGGCGGTAACCGCGTGATTTATACAGGCGCTTTCGGTAGTTTCTTTGATCCTGGTTTCCAAATGAATTTTTTGATCGCACCTCAGGATCTGCTGGAAGAGGGAAAAAAGTATTTGAACATCTTCGGAAAGCCGAATTTTATGATCGAGAAGACATTGGGTGAGATTATCCACCAGGGTGATATCTTTCGGTATCAGCGTAAATTTCAGAAAACAATTGCAGAACGAAAAGAATTGTTTGCACAATTGCTGTTACGGCATTTTGAAGATAAAATCAGGTTTGAAGTCCCGGCTTCGGGACTGGCCTTTTGGATACAGTTTAATACGGTTGTTTCGCTGACGGCCTTGCAGGAGAAAGTTCGGTCGCAAGGACTGTTGTTGCCGAGTAATTGCCTTTATCAAAATAAAACGGTCACAGCATTGCGGTTGGGATTTGCCCATTTGGACGAACAAAGTATGGTGGCTACAATTTCTTTATTAAATGTAGCATATAATGAGTTGGTTCAAACCTCTACTAGCTGA